DNA from Brachyhypopomus gauderio isolate BG-103 unplaced genomic scaffold, BGAUD_0.2 sc87, whole genome shotgun sequence:
GAGTTCAAAATACCTATGAGtgaaaataggtaagcaaactgatgacattcaccttgatagtttagctcggttgtattcctaaccaaattgcacagtagcggcgagaacgagtttttaaacctgttaattacaaatcgtacgtgtgtttatatggatgcagccacgaagtcgccaggtttgcttcatggaaaattcatttttaaatactaaatgttggcttacatttcaaatctcatgtttagctgaataaacacgtTATCAACCCCTTTAAATGTAcagtaggcttacaaattcatgtttgactaaatatgccctcttaaagtatgtaggcatacagtactattttcatgtttaactgaataaaccttTGAACacgtacattttattgagctttttttcttttcttcaagtatcaaagtagaacagcttcctcaagcagtcattgatgcaaattggaaacaggagatgagcccctggtctaatgcaccccctgtattaagaaaccctatctcaaagactgacttttagtcattacttgggtagcacgcatattctgaatgagccattttaatctagataaatttcaagatttcagtgagattaatctagtaaaaaaaattaatctatgcccacccctacttTAAACCAAAGCAAAAATACTGACCAGGTCTTTCAGACGGATGGATGTGATTCTCTGGAGATTACACTGGCACATTCAGAGGTGAGTCGTTTTATTGCTTCATCTGCCTTTGTTGGGCTAAAGAAACCAAGTGATTTGTACCTTGGGTCTAGTAGTGTTGCCAGTGACATAATGCTCATGCTTTGGATTTTGTCAAGCCTTTCCTTAAGGAGTCTGATGAGGTGCTCCCCCAGCtccctacactgtaaaaaaatttCAGGTTGGTTAAACTTACAAACTCAAGTTCACCTGCTGCCTTAAAAATGTGAGTAAACTCAACTTCATTATAACCTTTGTTTCTACTCAGAATGGTAAGTTTTGGAAGTTGTTTAACTAATGATAAATTAGTTGTTTGAACTTGAAACAGAGAATTAGAATAACTTACCATTTTACTGTAGTAATTCCCTACAATTGACTTTGTCTTGTCAAATATACACATAATTCCTCTTTATTTAGATTCATGCTTTCAAGTGAACTTAACTTCCAACTATATTCACAACTGCCATTTTAAAGTTAAGAACACTAATGCTTTTAAGTAGATTCTATTAAGATTTCTCATCTTGACTAAAAATGGCAAGTTTACCAGTCAAATCCAGTGTTCACTTGTTTAGAAATATTAAATTTATTTGAATGAGGacattacacattacataaAACGTGTATATTTCTAAACAATGCTTAGTGTTGACAATGCATTTCCtccaagtaaatgatttgtgtTACTAAAACTTGAAGAACAATTGCATGCCATGTTTCTGCCTCTAAATCTCACGAGTTGCTCTGCACAAGCAAGCAGATTAACATCGACAAGGATTGAGAGCAAACAAATTAACAAAAATTTTAACGTCTCAACATTCAACAGTGCTTGCTTTTGATATGGTAAATAAAAAGAATTTTGTACAGCAACAGTGTCCAACAGTGTGAGATGAAACAAAAATCTATTGTTTTCAACATTTTGTCAATATCACCCTCCCAGATGAGACTTGGTGTGCAGCCAATCAATCTATAAACAAAATCTCAGCAATTTATTTCTAAGTCCATGTACCCTTGCTGAACACTGGTCAGGGTTCATCTTCATGACGACCTTCTGCAGGAATTCAAATGAGTACTTCATTTTGTGAGGGTACTGCAGATTAAGGCAGTAGATGGTGCCCATTAACATAGCAAAACCAGTGGGCACGTCTCTGATTTCATGAAGAACGACTGCCTCTTCTACCACCACAGCCACGTTGATAATTTCATGAAGGAAAGCATCATGCAGGACACCTTCATGTCCAATTAGAATTCCAACACACTTTCCCTTCATGAGGACATCCAGGGTTTCACCATGAACCTAAAACAAATGCACAAATTTAGTTCTAATGTATCCTGACCTGCTACTTTATTAAAACCACCTCCTTATTTCAGCTCCACTGATGTGTGCACTACTCTTTGACCATTTGAACATGGCTGTTTGTCATCTAACCAGACATACAACAGaaatttgacacaaaaactTCAAAGTTTAAACACTGCCAACAACTATCCCAAACATTGCCAACTAGGGTTACTTGTTGGTTAAAATGCTTATAATGGAAGTACTTTTGAAGATAGTGATTAACTAGTCAGCTGAATTCTGAATGAATGCACCCATTATCTTAATGCATAAATATATTTTCTTACATCACACATCCTGATTATGTCAGAGGTGTCTTCTGACAAGAACAGTGGAAGACCAAGCAGGGCAGCCGTTCTTCTGTTCTGATTTGTGTCCTACATACAAAGAGAGACTGAGTAAATACAGTAATTAAACAAGATTCTTTAATGTAGTACATATTGTTAAGTACATTTTCATACGTACCTCCTTATTAAGGCACTGCATAACACTGCTAAGAGTCAACCTCCTGTTTGATGAGACAGCTGCTTTATAGAATTCCAAAAGACTTGACATCAAGGCATCCAGTCCATCCAGGAATGACTGGAGCAGGTCAGCAGTGACTATTCTACAGAACTCTGCCTTTATCTCAAACAGACGTATAAGACAGTAAACATGGGGTGATAAGAGTGTAAAAGTCTAGTAGAGTGTAAAGCAATAGCAAATGAAAATCTTACATATGAATTTACATATTAAAATTACATGTGATCTTTTAACATTAACCAACAGATCATTTCTTTGTTCATCATCCTGTGGATGTATACTTACCTTTCTCTCATTAAACAATGCAGGCCATCTGTCCATAAGTTCAGAGATGAGTGGCTCATTCCCAATTATTTCCTTTCTTCGCTGAGATGATCACAGAAGAAGACCTCTAGAAGCATGGTCTTCTGTTTTTCCTCTGATATATCTGCACTTTGACCTTCAGGTGGATCTGGCAAGAAGTGAATCTCTCCCTTCTTTGACTTCTTGATTGCCTTGTGGTTGGTCTGCCCCTTCTTTCTCTTATTTACAAGAACCTCAGGGCATCCAGCTGCCATCAGTCTATGACGGTAATTGCCCATTTTGAATTTCAAGCTGAATACCCAGCAATACCTTTGACAGAACCCGGCTCTCTGAGACTAGGGTGCTTTTCTACAAGAGCTGTGGCTACACTTTCATAGTGGTCTTTTCTTGGATAAGGAGTGATTTTGGAGATCATGTCAGCTAGTTTGTCAAGTATTTCACTCTTAACACTCTTGGAGATGGCCATCACTGTGCCATCTTTGGCACAGGCATCATTTGCTGCACTGAGCTGAAGTTCAACATCATGGGAGGAATCAGGAATAAGAAAAGGGTCAGGCCATTCCACTGAGGAAGCACTACTTGGGGAACTCAAGCTTGCAGTATCTAGTGTTGAGTCAGATACAGAACCAGAAAAAGTGAACAAAATTTTCAGTGTTGCTCGATCATTTGGTAGATCTTTGATATCCGTCAAATTGCAGAGCTCATTTCCAAAGTCTGGATCTTCAAACTGTAAAATGAAGTTTCCTCGCAAAGCCCATATTTGTACGCAGTGCTTCACATAGGTCCTTTACCGAGTCAGGTACACTCTCTAAGGTGACACGCCTGATCTCTTGAGGTGAAACAATGACTCGAAGAAGCATCATGGAGGCACCAACAGCTATAACAGT
Protein-coding regions in this window:
- the LOC143493471 gene encoding uncharacterized protein LOC143493471; amino-acid sequence: MDRWPALFNERKIKAEFCRIVTADLLQSFLDGLDALMSSLLEFYKAAVSSNRRLTLSSVMQCLNKEDTNQNRRTAALLGLPLFLSEDTSDIIRMCDVHGETLDVLMKGKCVGILIGHEGVLHDAFLHEIINVAVVVEEAVVLHEIRDVPTGFAMLMGTIYCLNLQYPHKMKYSFEFLQKVVMKMNPDQCSARVHGLRNKLLRFCL